CTATCGCCGCAGCTGCACTCCGGAATGGATCCCATCGATTGCACGGCAGATTTATTTAGGGAAATTCGGGTCTGCTTTTACTTTCCGGATCTGCCTTAAATGCCTGTCGACATGTCCCCATTGATAAATGTACACCTGGTGCATATTTCTTGGGTTAGGGGTCGCAGTCAGCTCAAAGTGTGCCCTCATATCTGCCTCGGTCTTTTTCAAAAAAGCCAGGTTTTGCTCCCGGCGGCTTAGGAAGAAGGCAAGGTTATCCTTTCCCTTAATAAAACCGGTCGGAATGGCGATGTCCGCCGCTACGTGTGGGTTTGTTTCCATGATAAAATCCGAGTAGTAGCTGTCGGGCCTGCTCGATTTGTTCAGTTCAGGCTGTGGCTTACTACGCGACCCCATACTGATTTCGCGTGCCCAGATGATCTCCCATAGAGCGAGGTGTTCCACAATTTGGCCGATAGACCACCGTTCCGCCGACTCATGAAATGCCCACTGGGCGGGCGTCAGATTTTCGGTTTCCTTTACCAGCTCATCCCGCGTCCTGTTGAATTGGTCAATCGTAAATTGCCGGTCTGTCTCTGTCCAGAGCTTTTCCTGAGCAAAAGACGAACACGTAAGAAAAGTGAATGACAGTAAGACGAAAAACTTTAAGTGCTTCATTTTCAGTTATTTTAGGTTTGCCCAAAACTAGGAGAAAATATGAAACGTGAAAAAAGCATTGTGTAGCCGGCAAATTTATTGAGCAAACGGATATGCGCTCTACACTGCTTTTGACCAACACCGAAGGGGATTGCGATTGATGGAATCGTTTTTACGGATTCGACATTGACGTCCTGAATCCAATTTTACTCTGAAATAGTCCCGGACTCGCTTTGGCAATAGTTTGGATTTAAGAGGTAATGCGTACTCAAAAACTGGCATGCT
This Dyadobacter sp. UC 10 DNA region includes the following protein-coding sequences:
- a CDS encoding DinB family protein, whose translation is MKHLKFFVLLSFTFLTCSSFAQEKLWTETDRQFTIDQFNRTRDELVKETENLTPAQWAFHESAERWSIGQIVEHLALWEIIWAREISMGSRSKPQPELNKSSRPDSYYSDFIMETNPHVAADIAIPTGFIKGKDNLAFFLSRREQNLAFLKKTEADMRAHFELTATPNPRNMHQVYIYQWGHVDRHLRQIRKVKADPNFPK